A stretch of the Filimonas lacunae genome encodes the following:
- a CDS encoding PorP/SprF family type IX secretion system membrane protein, translating to MRRMVFARWLLSLLTTIIITLPGNGQDYTFSQFNELPMLRNPALAGVFNGDLRISGAWRNQWQSVTVPYQTGAMSAEVKFPMKDWNDWITVGLQATYDVAGDIKLKRTSILPVINYHKSISGNSDDYLSLAFMGGPVNSQFDPTKLKLDDQFQGGTYDPTTPTSQVFDRTGFNYWDASTGLTYSSGFAEKGRYYLGVGLFHLNRPKVAFYTQNSNVYLERKFGFNAGATIPTSDFNRVVLYGDYFMQGGNRQFLGGILYGNDLIQNYDDENVFSLYFGGYYRWNDALIPVIKMEMFDWSVGLSYDVNVSKLKTASNMKGGFELTATYKCKFTHRSEEANSVRCVWF from the coding sequence ATGAGGAGGATGGTGTTTGCCCGATGGCTGCTAAGTTTACTTACAACAATCATAATAACCCTGCCCGGAAACGGGCAGGATTATACGTTTTCGCAGTTTAACGAACTGCCTATGTTGCGCAACCCGGCGCTGGCAGGGGTGTTCAATGGCGATTTACGTATCAGCGGCGCCTGGCGTAACCAGTGGCAAAGCGTAACTGTACCCTATCAAACCGGTGCTATGAGTGCCGAGGTGAAGTTTCCGATGAAAGATTGGAACGACTGGATAACAGTAGGCTTACAGGCTACTTATGATGTTGCGGGCGATATTAAACTAAAGCGCACTTCTATTTTACCCGTTATTAACTACCATAAATCGATAAGCGGTAATTCAGATGATTATTTGTCGTTAGCCTTTATGGGCGGCCCTGTGAACAGCCAGTTCGATCCTACCAAGCTTAAACTGGACGACCAATTCCAGGGTGGTACTTACGACCCCACCACACCTACGTCGCAGGTTTTTGACCGTACCGGTTTTAATTATTGGGATGCCTCTACCGGTTTAACGTATAGTAGCGGTTTTGCCGAAAAAGGACGTTATTATTTAGGTGTAGGTTTGTTTCACCTGAACAGGCCTAAGGTGGCGTTTTACACACAAAACTCTAACGTTTACCTGGAAAGGAAGTTTGGTTTTAATGCTGGTGCTACTATTCCTACTTCTGATTTTAACCGCGTGGTTTTATATGGCGATTATTTCATGCAAGGGGGTAACCGCCAGTTTCTAGGGGGTATTTTGTATGGAAATGACCTTATACAGAACTATGATGATGAAAACGTATTCAGCCTGTATTTTGGGGGTTATTATCGCTGGAACGATGCGTTGATTCCGGTTATTAAAATGGAAATGTTCGACTGGTCGGTAGGTTTAAGCTACGATGTAAACGTATCTAAGCTAAAAACCGCCAGTAATATGAAAGGCGGCTTTGAATTAACCGCCACGTATAAATGTAAGTTTACGCACCGCTCGGAAGAAGCGAACAGCGTTCGATGCGTTTGGTTTTAA
- a CDS encoding helix-turn-helix domain-containing protein → MPKPTYTRQNVGAALRKVRIEKGLKQAYVAMKAGTSKELISKMENGKCDFRMCRLNQLLQIYDCTPIDFWNLFDYSGFFNLEPWVMAD, encoded by the coding sequence ATGCCCAAACCAACGTATACCAGGCAAAATGTGGGCGCAGCCCTGCGCAAGGTGAGGATAGAGAAAGGTTTAAAGCAGGCTTACGTGGCCATGAAGGCCGGAACCAGCAAAGAATTAATCAGTAAAATGGAAAACGGCAAATGCGATTTCCGCATGTGCCGTTTGAATCAGTTGCTACAGATATACGATTGCACCCCTATCGATTTCTGGAATCTTTTCGACTATTCAGGCTTTTTTAACCTGGAGCCCTGGGTGATGGCAGATTAA
- the typA gene encoding translational GTPase TypA, whose amino-acid sequence MDIRNIAIIAHVDHGKTTLVDRILHTTKVFRDNQDTGELIMDNNDLERERGITIFSKNAAVTHNGVKINVIDTPGHADFGGEVERVLKMADGVILLVDAFEGPMPQTRFVLQKALQLNLKPIVVINKVDKPNCRPDEVHDAVFELFFNLDATEEQLNFPTFYGSGKNGWFNDTLEQREDIIPLMDGILKYVPAPKINEGPLQMQITSLDYSSFLGRIAIGKVTRGTIKENQPIALMQTDGTVKKQKVRELYVFEGMGKRKVTEVVAGDLCAVVGLEDFNIGDTISDSEVQEALPIISVDEPTMNMTFSINNSPFFGRDGKFVTSRHLRDRLMKETEKNLALRVVDTDNGDTFLVYGRGILHLGVLIETMRREGYELTVGQPQVIVKTIDGKKSEPYENLVVDVPQEFASKVIDLVTRRKGEMHVMETKGDMQHLEFEIPSRGLIGLRTQMLTATTGEAVMAHRFSEYKPWKGTIPGRNNGVLLAKQTGNTTGYSIDKLQDRGTFFVDPGEEVYAGQIIAEHIKPGDLVVNAIEGKKLTNMRASGSDAATNIAPKTLMTLEECMEYIQSDECIEVTPNNIRMRKTVLDEEERKKASRSLKSEEA is encoded by the coding sequence ATGGATATAAGAAACATCGCCATTATTGCTCACGTTGACCACGGCAAAACTACGCTGGTTGACCGTATTCTGCACACCACGAAAGTATTTCGTGACAACCAGGACACCGGTGAACTGATCATGGACAATAATGACCTTGAAAGAGAACGTGGTATTACCATATTCAGTAAAAACGCAGCCGTTACCCATAACGGTGTTAAAATAAACGTTATTGACACTCCCGGTCACGCCGACTTTGGTGGTGAAGTGGAGCGCGTATTGAAAATGGCAGACGGTGTAATTCTGCTGGTGGATGCGTTTGAAGGCCCTATGCCTCAAACCCGTTTCGTGCTGCAGAAAGCTTTACAGCTGAACCTGAAGCCTATAGTAGTAATTAACAAGGTAGATAAGCCAAACTGCCGTCCTGACGAAGTACATGACGCTGTGTTTGAACTGTTCTTTAACCTGGATGCTACCGAAGAGCAGCTGAACTTCCCTACCTTCTACGGTAGCGGTAAAAACGGCTGGTTCAACGATACATTAGAGCAGCGTGAAGATATCATTCCTTTAATGGATGGCATCTTAAAGTACGTACCAGCTCCTAAAATCAACGAAGGTCCGCTGCAAATGCAGATCACTTCCCTGGATTACTCTTCGTTCCTGGGCCGTATTGCCATTGGTAAAGTAACCCGTGGTACTATTAAAGAAAACCAGCCTATTGCTTTAATGCAGACCGATGGTACTGTTAAAAAGCAAAAGGTTCGTGAATTATATGTATTTGAAGGCATGGGCAAAAGAAAGGTAACTGAAGTAGTTGCCGGTGATCTTTGCGCTGTGGTAGGTTTAGAAGACTTCAACATTGGTGATACCATCTCCGATTCAGAAGTTCAGGAAGCGCTGCCAATTATCAGCGTGGATGAGCCAACCATGAACATGACTTTCAGCATCAACAACTCTCCTTTCTTCGGCCGTGATGGTAAGTTTGTTACCAGCCGTCACCTGCGTGACCGTCTGATGAAAGAAACAGAGAAAAACCTGGCTTTACGTGTGGTTGATACTGACAACGGTGATACCTTCCTGGTATATGGTCGTGGTATCCTGCACCTGGGTGTATTGATTGAAACGATGCGTCGTGAAGGTTATGAATTAACTGTAGGTCAGCCCCAGGTAATTGTTAAAACCATCGACGGCAAAAAGTCTGAACCATACGAGAACCTGGTAGTAGACGTTCCACAGGAATTTGCCAGCAAGGTAATTGACCTGGTTACCCGTCGTAAAGGTGAAATGCACGTAATGGAAACCAAAGGTGATATGCAACACCTGGAGTTTGAAATTCCTTCACGTGGTTTAATCGGTTTGCGTACGCAGATGTTGACTGCTACCACCGGTGAAGCTGTAATGGCACACCGCTTTAGCGAATATAAGCCCTGGAAAGGTACTATCCCTGGCCGTAACAACGGTGTATTACTGGCTAAACAAACAGGTAACACAACCGGTTACTCTATTGATAAATTACAGGACAGAGGTACTTTCTTTGTTGATCCGGGAGAGGAAGTATACGCTGGTCAGATCATTGCCGAGCACATTAAGCCAGGAGATCTGGTAGTAAACGCTATTGAAGGTAAAAAGCTTACCAACATGCGCGCCAGCGGTAGTGATGCAGCTACCAACATTGCTCCTAAAACTTTAATGACACTGGAAGAGTGTATGGAGTATATCCAGAGTGATGAGTGTATTGAAGTTACGCCTAACAACATCCGTATGCGTAAAACCGTACTGGACGAAGAAGAGCGTAAAAAAGCATCACGTTCTCTGAAATCTGAAGAAGCATAA
- a CDS encoding P-loop NTPase family protein: MSCLVITLEGGDDIQTMKAGLMEIANVFVVNKAARPGADLFTRNLVAALQFYEKHHNQNIPVIKTIATSKEGTANLAKAIDQHQQQVNGSFYKNALLAERAYTLIGKQRMRDISKVQLKDAREKDSNNREFNLYRFVQQYITD, from the coding sequence ATGAGCTGCCTGGTTATTACACTGGAAGGAGGAGATGACATTCAAACCATGAAAGCAGGCTTAATGGAAATAGCCAATGTGTTTGTGGTAAATAAAGCCGCCCGCCCGGGAGCAGACCTGTTTACCCGCAACCTGGTAGCCGCCTTACAGTTTTACGAAAAACACCATAATCAGAACATTCCTGTTATCAAAACCATTGCCACCAGTAAGGAAGGGACGGCCAACCTGGCAAAAGCCATTGACCAACACCAGCAACAGGTAAACGGCAGTTTCTACAAAAACGCCCTGCTGGCCGAGAGAGCCTATACATTAATAGGAAAACAACGCATGCGGGACATAAGCAAGGTACAACTGAAAGATGCCCGGGAAAAAGACAGTAACAACAGGGAGTTTAACCTGTACCGCTTTGTGCAGCAATATATTACTGACTAA
- a CDS encoding glycosyltransferase family protein, translated as MKVAAVVILYKPDAQVIPNIQSFEPYVDVLYVYDNTGSRTPTFNVSELPAKARYINDGSNEGIAKRINMAAETARAEGFEWLLTMDQDTFFSQESITYYMNCFQNYAGKEQVAVFGTAYGREPKASEPTCAPQPVEVIITSASLINLALLPVIGRFDENLFIDLVDYDYCLRAAAQHYAIIQFNNIHVVHHIGTMVNRASIKTLYLVKKRKQIHTPLRCYYMYRNMLYIEQKFAGINPGYAARIRAFVTDYVKTNMLYGRNSRQLKQYIQEAKADFASNRMGKKAQA; from the coding sequence GTGAAAGTAGCAGCCGTTGTAATATTGTATAAACCTGATGCACAGGTAATTCCTAATATCCAGTCATTTGAGCCATATGTAGATGTATTGTATGTATACGACAATACAGGTTCTCGCACGCCTACCTTTAACGTATCTGAGTTACCCGCCAAAGCACGTTACATCAACGATGGTAGTAATGAAGGTATTGCCAAAAGAATTAATATGGCTGCGGAAACTGCGCGTGCCGAAGGTTTTGAATGGTTGTTGACGATGGACCAGGACACCTTTTTTTCGCAGGAAAGCATTACATACTACATGAACTGCTTTCAAAACTACGCCGGTAAAGAACAGGTAGCGGTGTTTGGCACTGCCTATGGCAGGGAACCTAAAGCATCGGAGCCCACCTGTGCACCACAGCCGGTAGAGGTAATTATCACCTCCGCCTCACTCATTAACCTAGCACTGTTGCCTGTAATAGGCCGGTTTGACGAAAACCTGTTTATTGACCTGGTAGATTATGACTATTGCCTGCGCGCAGCAGCACAGCATTACGCTATCATTCAATTCAACAATATTCATGTAGTACATCACATAGGCACTATGGTAAACAGGGCCTCTATCAAAACCCTGTACCTGGTTAAAAAGCGCAAGCAAATTCATACACCGTTGCGCTGTTACTATATGTACAGGAACATGCTGTATATAGAGCAAAAATTTGCCGGCATTAACCCGGGTTATGCTGCACGTATTCGCGCTTTTGTAACAGATTATGTAAAAACCAATATGCTGTATGGCCGCAACAGCCGTCAGCTGAAACAATACATACAGGAAGCCAAAGCCGATTTTGCCAGTAACCGTATGGGCAAAAAAGCACAGGCATAA